DNA sequence from the Halobacterium sp. DL1 genome:
CGCGGACCATGTCGGGACAGTCAGGGCAGACGCGGGGTCGTTCCACACCCGGCGGGGTGAATACGCGGGCGTAATCCTTCGTCACGAACGCCCCACAGTTCTTGCATTCGACCATCTCGTGTAGGAGCAAACGCACGTCCGTATATATGCTTTGTGTGGATTATTACTACGTGAATAAAACAAGGGGCGTGCACGCGTGAAACGAACGACATAACCGTCCTCACGCCCTCTCTCTGGTATGGACGGGACAGTCGACTCGCTTCCGAATCGACCGCTCCGGGAGGCCGAAGTGGCGGGGCTCAACCACGCCGACGCGTTCTCACTGGTCGTCCCCGTGAACCGCGAGGAGGCGGTGGAGGCGGACACTCGCGAACCCGTGGTCATCACCGAGAAACTGATTCTCGGCACCGACGACTGGGTGAAGGGGTTGGTGTACGACGACGGGTGGGTCGCGGTCGAATCGGTAGCCATCGAGAATCCCGACGAGGAGCGCTTCGACGCGATGCGTGACTGTGAGGCCGCTGTCGCGAGCTACTAGGCGGCGAACGGGGCTGCGAGGCGGCCTGCTCGACTCTGGCGCGCGTTTTACTCTGGGCCGCCGGAGCGGTCGCTGTGGCCATCTTGAACAACCTGGCCTGCAAAAGGCCTAAGAGCGAAACAAGCGTTCGTTCAGGTAATGACAGAGACAGAACGCCACGAACTGGAGGAGAGACTGTGGGCGTCGAGATAAAGGAGTCGCCCGTCTCGGACTCACAGTTCGACGAGATGGCCGCCTTCGTCCGCGACTACCTGGCGGCGAGCGTGGAGAACGAGGACGACGGCGGGCGGATGCGCTGGTACCCGTGGCACTCCGCGGAGTACCGGTTCAACCACATCCTGAACGTCGTCGACATCGGCGAACGCATCGCCGACGAGGAGGGTGCCGACGTCGACGTGGTCCGGGTTGCCGGACTGTTCCACGACATCGCGAAACTCGAAGCCGACCAGGAGAAACACGCGACGGAGGGCGCCCGTATCGCCCGCAAGTATCTGGAGACGCACGGCGAGTTCGCGCCGTCGTTCGTCGACCAGGTGTGCAGCGCCGTCGAACAGCACTCCCACCAGGGCGACCTGACGGACCTCACGCTCGAGGCCCGGTGTCTCGTGGAAGCGGACATGCTCGACAAGGCCGGCGCGAACGGCGCAGCGCTGATGCTGCTCCGGATGGGTTACGAGGCTCGCACGCACGTCGACGCCGCCGAGATGGTCGGCCGCGTCCTCGAGCGCAGCGACGAGGCGGCCGAGCGCGTCGAGAGCGACACCGCCGAGTCAATCGCCTACCAGCGCCGCAAGCGCGTGCGGTGGTTCAAGGAGTGGCTCGAGGCCGAAGTCCCCGAGATGGGCGACTAGAGGCCCACCGCGGTCCGTAGGAACGAGAGGCCGAACAGCGCCAGCACCGCCGCGCTGACGTAGGCGACGCTCTTCCCGAGCGCGTCGACGCGCTCGCCGGCCGCGCGCAGTGACGCCGGGAAGACGATTATCCACAGCAGGATGCCCGCGAAGAAGCCGGCGACCGTGAGCACGCCGTTGGCCGCCGACAATTCGAGGCCGAAGGCGGCTATCTCGCCGGGGTTCAGCAGGCCGACGCCAGCGGTCAGCCACCAGGTTATCTGGTAGGGGTTAGCGAGCGCGAGCGCGAACGCTTTCCGGAAGCCGCGGCCGTCGGCAGCTTCGGCCTCGGAGAACGATCCGGCGTCGCGGACCGCGCCGTACGCGTAGTAGAGCATCAAGACGCCGCCGACGCCCACCATCACCGCGCGCACGGTCGGCGCGTTCTCGATGAACGCCACGACGCCGACGAGCGCGAGCACGAAGAAGCAGGCGTCAGCCGTCATCGCGCCCAGCCCCGCGGCGAACCCCGATTTCCAGCCGCGGGCAACGCTCTCCTCGGCGATGACGGCGTTCATCGGCCCCGGCGGCGCGGCCAGCGAGAGCCCCAGCGCCACGCCGGCGAACAGGGAGACGGCGGCGTCGAACACGCGCGAACGGTACGGGTGGGCGGACTAAAGCCCCCCGGTCACGGCAGGACGGACGCGAACGCGATGGCGTCGACGACCTGGGTGGCGGCCGCGACGACGCGCTCCCAGATGGAGACGTCGAAGAAGACGGTGAGGAAGGTGTCGAACGCGAAGAAGAAGAACAGCACCGCGGAGAAGACGTGCGAGCGCCGGGCGTCGAACGTGCTCGCGAACCGGTGGAAGAACGTGGCGTTGAGGATGCTGACCGGGATGATGGCGAGCATCTCGCCAACCCAGATGGCGGGCGTCGGTCCGTAGTCGGCGGCCAACCCGATGGTGACGAGCTGGGTCTTGTCGCCGAACTCGCCGAGGAACATCATCGCGAAGATGGGGAGGAACCCGCCGAAGTAGCGGGGCAGGCGCCGGCCGAGGAGCGAGACGTTCTGGAAGCGACCGTCGAGGGCCACCAGGCCGCCGTCGCTGGACAGCGGCCCGTCGGCGCCCTTCTCGGGCATCGAGCGGAGCAGCAGGACGCCGAACACGACGAACAGCACGCCCGTCGCGGCGTCGAGGTAGACGCCGGGTATCGCGCTCGCCAGGGCACCCCCGACGGCCACCTCGATGGCGGTCCAGATGGCGAACGCACTCCCCGCGGCCGCGACGACGATCCTGGGGTCGTACTTCGTGCTGAGGCCGGCGATGATGAACTGCACCTTCTCGCCGGGAAGCACCGCGAGCTGTGCGGCGAACGCGACGCCCGCTATCTCGAGGAACGTGCTCACACGTCGCTCACCTCGGGCTCGACGGGGCGCACGCGCAGCGACGTGGCGACCCGCTCGGGGAGGTGGACGAGTTCGCCGTCGATGCGCACGACGAACATCCCGATGGGCGCCCGCTCGACGAGTTCGAGTTCGATGCCGGGTTCGACGCCAGCGTCAGCGAGGTAGCGCAGTTCCTCGTCCTCGCGGTCGCTGACGCGCGCGACGACCAGTTGGTCGCCCTCCGCGTGGTCCGCGAGGACTTCGGTGTCCGCCTCCGTCGGCGGTTCGAGGTCCTCGCCGGGGATGGGGTCGCCGTGGGGGTCGACCGTGGGGTCGCCGAGTTTCTGGGCGAGGCGCGCCTCGAACTCCTCGGAGATGTGGTGTTCGAGGGCGTCGGCCTCGTCGTGGACCTCGTCCCACTCGTAGTCGAGGTGGTCGGCGAGGAACGCCTCCAGCAGGCGGTGGTGGCGCAGCACCTCGATGGCGACCGTCTCGCCCTCGGCGGTGAGTTCGACGCCCTTGTACTTCTCGCGGGTCAGGAGGCCTCGCTCGGTGAGTTTCTCGACCATGCTGGTCACCGTCGGCGGCGTCACGTCGAGGTGGTCGGCGATGGCGGAGGTGCGAACGGGCGGCCCCTGGTCGCGCTGGAGCGTGTAGATCGCCTTCAGGTAGTCCTCCATCACGTCCGAGAGCATCTTCGTACCACGTGTTTGAGCCGTCTAATCCTTAGGTTTGGTGGATGGTGGACTACCGTGTCGCGTCCGAGCGGCGCACCAGGAACGTCCCGACGACCACGCCGACGGTGATGGTGCCCGCGCGGAGCGCCGCCTCGTCGACGGGGTCACTGAACGCGACGGTGCCGACGACGAAGGCGGTGACGAGCGCGACGGCGCCCGCTGCGAGCGCGAACGCGAGCGGCGAAGACAGGTCGAACGTCGTCATTGCCGGAGCGTCTCGAGGAGCGGCTATAAAAATCGGGGCGTGGCCGTCGGAGCTGCGAACTCAGATGCCCTTGCTCATCAGGTGCGAGCGGATCACGTCGGCGTCCTTGTTGCCGCTGCCGGTGTTCATGATGACGACGGTGTCGTCGGGGCCGAACGCGCCATCGTCGGCGAGTGCCGAGGCGCCGGAAGCGGCCGCCGCGCACGTCGCGCCCATCTCCAGTCCCTCGTGCTGGGCGACGAGCACCGCGGCGTCGAGAATCGCCTCGTCGCTCGTCGCCACCGCGCCCCCGTCGCTCTCGCGGAGCGCGTCGAGGATCCACGGGCTGGCGCCGGGGTCGGGAATCTCGATGCCGCCACAGATGGTGTCCGGGGTGTCCCACGGTTCGTGGACGTCACGGCCCTCCTGGAACGCTCGGACGACGGGCGCGCAGCCCTCGGCCTGCGCGGCGTACATCGCCGGCAGGTCGTCGGTGAGGCCCAGGTCGCGGAACTCCTTTGCGGCCTTGTGCATGCCAACGAGGCCGACGCCGCCGCCGGTCGGGTAGACGATGTGGTCGGGGGCCTCCCAGTCCAGTTGCTCGACGACCTCGTACAGCATCGTCTTCTTTCCCTCGTGGCGGTACGGCGTGACGAACGTCTTCACGGAGTACCAGTCGTCGTGGTCGTCCATCGCGTCCTGGTAGGCCGCGCCCGCGTCACCGATGCGACCCTCGACGATGGTCATGTCGCCGCCGTGGACGTTCACCATCGCCTTGTTGGTGAACCCCGAGCGCGACGGGAGGAAGACGTGGGAGTCGATGCCCGCGCGGGCGGCGTACGCGGCGGCCGACTGTCCCGCGTTCCCCGCGGAGTTCAGCGCCACGTCGCTGGCGCCGTGCTGGGCGGCCGCGGTCATCGCGAGGGTCTGCCCGCGGTCCTTGAACGTCCCCGTCGGGTTGCGGCCCTCGTCCTTGATGAGCACGCGACCGACGCCCATCTCGTCGGCGAGTTTCGGGCAGTCGACGAGCGCCGTCGCACCCTCGTCCATCGACACCGCGGCGTCGCGGGTGAACGGGAGCAGTTCCTCGTAGCGCCACATCGAATCGAAGCGCCGCGACTCGAACTCCTCTGGCGAGACGTCGATGGCCTCGTAGTCGTACGTCGGGTCGAGGATGCCACCGCAGTCCGGGCAGCGGTGGGTCGCCGTCTCGGCGTCGAACGTTTCCTCGCAGTCCACGCAGGTGAGCCCCTGGAACGCCGGCGTCGTCTCCATGCGCGGGGGTTGGTGGGCGGGGAGAAAAGGACTGTCCCTTCGAGGGTCGCGGCCAATCACCCACGGGAGCCCCAGGTTCATGGCGTCGGCCGCGGAACAACCGAGTATGACTGATACGCGGGTCGTGGTCGTGGGCGGCGGCCTCGCCGGCCTGGTCGCGGCGCGACACCTCGCCGAGGACGGCTGCGACGTCACGCTGTACGAGCGCGACCCCGACGTCGGTGGGCGCGTGCGCTCGACGCACGCCGACGGCTTCACGTTCGACCGCGGCTTCCAGGTGCTGTTCACCGCCTACCCCGCGGCGAAACGAGAACTCGACTACGGCGCGCTCGACCTCCGGGCGTTCTCACCCGGTGCGGTCATCTGCCGTGAGGACGAGCGCTCCGTGCTCGCCGACCCGCTCCGTGACCCGACCGCGCTCACGGAGTCGCTGTTCAATCACGAGGTGACGACCCTCGACAAACTCCGGACGGTGCGCCTCGCCGCGGAACTCCGCCGGACGGCCGTGGCCGACATTTTCGACGCCCCGGACGCCACAATCGAGCAGTCCCTCTACGGCCGGGGGTTCTCCCAGCAGTACGTCGAGAACTTCGTCCGCCCCTTCTACGGCGGCATCACGCTCGACCGGACGCTGTCGACGTCGAAGCGAGTCTTCGAGTTCACGTTCAAGATGCTCGCCGAGGGAAAGACCGTCGTCCCCGCCGACGGGATGGGCGCCATCTCGGCACAACTCGGGGACCGCGCGGTGAACGCCGGCGTGGACCTTGTCACTGGCACGCCCGTCGAGCGCGTCGAACCCGAGGACGGCTCTGTGTCGGTCCGCGTGCCCGGCGAGACGGTCGAGGCGGACGCCGTGGTGGTCGCCGCCGACCCCCGGTCCAGCAGGGACCTGACCGGCGTCGAGGCCATCCCGACGGAGGCGCGAGGCTGTGTCACCCAGCAGTTCGCCGTCCCCGCCGGCCACCCACTCGGCGCCAGCGACCGCATCCACCTCAACGCCGCGGGAGAGGTGCCCAACACTGTCGCCCCGATGTCCGGCGTCGCCCCCGACTACGCGCCCGACGACCGGGAACTCGTCGCCGCGACGACCGTCGGCCGCCGGGACGAGTCGGACTCGGACCTGGAGATGCAGACCCGCGAGACGCTCGCGAACTGGTACCCTGCGGCGTCGCTCCGGGAGTTCGAACTGCTCCGGACGGACCGCATCGACTTCGCGCAGTTCGCCCAGCCGCCGGGCGTCCACCAGCGCCTGCCGGACACACGCGACCCCGAGGGGTCGGTCTACCTCGCCGGGGACTTCACGCACGGCTCCTCGATACACGGCGCCCTGGATAGCGGGCGGGTCGCGGCCCGCGCGGTCCGGGCGGACCTACAGTAGCCCCCGGAGGTCAGCGAGCGCGGGGAACCCGAGCGCCTCGTCCTCGCTCACCACTATCGGTCGGAAACCGTCGGGTTCTGCGAGCAGCGGCGAGACGGCCGCGCCGTCGGTGAGTCCGTTGACGAGTGTCCCGGGCGCCAGGCGCGTGAACGCCGGCAGCACGAGCACGTCCCGTCCCTCGTGCTGGTCCGGTCCGTAGAGGAAGCAGGGCCGTCGCTGTCCCTCGATTTCCACCGCTGGATGCTGGTGGCCCACCACGTATCGCGTGGCGTCCACATGCGGGAGTTCGTGGCCGTGGCAGACCACGGTGCCGTCGTCGAGTTCCACGAACGACTCCGCGGCGACGTCGACCGCGTCCAGCATCGCGTCGTGGTTGCCTTCGACGATCCGGAGGGCCGCGCCGGCGTCGGCGACGCCGGCCACGAGGTCATCGACGGTGTCCCGGACACCGTCGGGAACCGTGCCGTGGACGTGCAGCAGGTCGCCAGCGAACACGACCAGCTCTGGGGAGAACTCCGCGAGCAGCGCGTCCAGGCGCTCCCGGAGGTCGTTGCGCTCGCCGAGCGGGAGGGCGACGTCGGAGGCGGCGTCTCTACCGACGTGGAGGTCCGCGAGCACGAGGGCGTCCGGGCCCGGGAGGTGGACGGCCCGCTCGCCGAACGCCGCCCACGGCGGAATGTCGCTCACGCCCACACGTGGGGGCTCCGGGGAGTTAGCTGCGGCGGTCACCGATGCGGTTTTGGCACAGCGGTGAGACGGGCCGGTATGGTCGACGTCCTCGCCGACAAGCGCACGGCCACGCGCTTTCGCATCCTCGTCGAGATCGCGGACCGGCAGCCGGCCGTGAGCCAGGGTGAGATCGCGGACGCCGTCGGCGTCACCAGCCAGGCGGTCTCCGAGTACATCCGGGAACTCGTCGAGGACGACCTCGTCACGAAGGAGGGGCGCTCGCGGTACAGCGTCACGAAGGAGGGCGTGGACTGGCTGCTCCGCACCTCGGCGGACGTCCGCCGGTACGCCGACCGGGTCTCCGAGGACGTGCTCGGCGCGGTCCAGGAGGACGCCGCCGTCGCCACCGCGGCCGTCGACTCCGGCGACACGGTCACTCTCGAGATGCGGGACGGCCTCCTCCACGCCACGCC
Encoded proteins:
- a CDS encoding DtxR family transcriptional regulator, producing MLSDVMEDYLKAIYTLQRDQGPPVRTSAIADHLDVTPPTVTSMVEKLTERGLLTREKYKGVELTAEGETVAIEVLRHHRLLEAFLADHLDYEWDEVHDEADALEHHISEEFEARLAQKLGDPTVDPHGDPIPGEDLEPPTEADTEVLADHAEGDQLVVARVSDREDEELRYLADAGVEPGIELELVERAPIGMFVVRIDGELVHLPERVATSLRVRPVEPEVSDV
- a CDS encoding threonine synthase; translated protein: METTPAFQGLTCVDCEETFDAETATHRCPDCGGILDPTYDYEAIDVSPEEFESRRFDSMWRYEELLPFTRDAAVSMDEGATALVDCPKLADEMGVGRVLIKDEGRNPTGTFKDRGQTLAMTAAAQHGASDVALNSAGNAGQSAAAYAARAGIDSHVFLPSRSGFTNKAMVNVHGGDMTIVEGRIGDAGAAYQDAMDDHDDWYSVKTFVTPYRHEGKKTMLYEVVEQLDWEAPDHIVYPTGGGVGLVGMHKAAKEFRDLGLTDDLPAMYAAQAEGCAPVVRAFQEGRDVHEPWDTPDTICGGIEIPDPGASPWILDALRESDGGAVATSDEAILDAAVLVAQHEGLEMGATCAAAASGASALADDGAFGPDDTVVIMNTGSGNKDADVIRSHLMSKGI
- a CDS encoding lysine transporter LysE — its product is MFDAAVSLFAGVALGLSLAAPPGPMNAVIAEESVARGWKSGFAAGLGAMTADACFFVLALVGVVAFIENAPTVRAVMVGVGGVLMLYYAYGAVRDAGSFSEAEAADGRGFRKAFALALANPYQITWWLTAGVGLLNPGEIAAFGLELSAANGVLTVAGFFAGILLWIIVFPASLRAAGERVDALGKSVAYVSAAVLALFGLSFLRTAVGL
- a CDS encoding phytoene dehydrogenase produces the protein MTDTRVVVVGGGLAGLVAARHLAEDGCDVTLYERDPDVGGRVRSTHADGFTFDRGFQVLFTAYPAAKRELDYGALDLRAFSPGAVICREDERSVLADPLRDPTALTESLFNHEVTTLDKLRTVRLAAELRRTAVADIFDAPDATIEQSLYGRGFSQQYVENFVRPFYGGITLDRTLSTSKRVFEFTFKMLAEGKTVVPADGMGAISAQLGDRAVNAGVDLVTGTPVERVEPEDGSVSVRVPGETVEADAVVVAADPRSSRDLTGVEAIPTEARGCVTQQFAVPAGHPLGASDRIHLNAAGEVPNTVAPMSGVAPDYAPDDRELVAATTVGRRDESDSDLEMQTRETLANWYPAASLREFELLRTDRIDFAQFAQPPGVHQRLPDTRDPEGSVYLAGDFTHGSSIHGALDSGRVAARAVRADLQ
- a CDS encoding phosphohydrolase codes for the protein MGVEIKESPVSDSQFDEMAAFVRDYLAASVENEDDGGRMRWYPWHSAEYRFNHILNVVDIGERIADEEGADVDVVRVAGLFHDIAKLEADQEKHATEGARIARKYLETHGEFAPSFVDQVCSAVEQHSHQGDLTDLTLEARCLVEADMLDKAGANGAALMLLRMGYEARTHVDAAEMVGRVLERSDEAAERVESDTAESIAYQRRKRVRWFKEWLEAEVPEMGD
- a CDS encoding metallophosphoesterase, which translates into the protein MSDIPPWAAFGERAVHLPGPDALVLADLHVGRDAASDVALPLGERNDLRERLDALLAEFSPELVVFAGDLLHVHGTVPDGVRDTVDDLVAGVADAGAALRIVEGNHDAMLDAVDVAAESFVELDDGTVVCHGHELPHVDATRYVVGHQHPAVEIEGQRRPCFLYGPDQHEGRDVLVLPAFTRLAPGTLVNGLTDGAAVSPLLAEPDGFRPIVVSEDEALGFPALADLRGLL